The Cannabis sativa cultivar Pink pepper isolate KNU-18-1 chromosome 8, ASM2916894v1, whole genome shotgun sequence genomic interval AAATGATTCCCCATCCCTTACAATGCTCGGCTGGGGGTGCCCTAGATGTAGTAGGTTAGCGTCCTCCATGATGACGTCTTGGCCTAGAGGAGTAGGCTTctcaacattaatttttttggtaGCCACCATTTTTGCATATGCAAGGTAACTTCAACTCTTTCTACAACTCTCCatgaaaataccaaaatatttaccaAGATTTttagaaactaattaaataagagcttaagaaattaaataggCAAATAAGTAATCGAGATGGAGATTTTTATGTGGTTCCGGTGTTAATTAaccatagtccacgagtcaatgtATTGTTCGAAAGGTTTTGATGTATTACAATGGGTCTTACAAGTTGAAGAACCCTAGCTTCTTGCTATCTTTTCTCACTTGAGCTTTTTTGGTTTAGAGAAGAAGAAACCATAAAAGATGTGAAGTGAATCATCCCCCTTGCATGAAGGTATAAATGAGTATTTATAGCTAGGATCTGGATCTGGGCATACCCGTGATCCTTTAAGGTTTCTGTGCAAACTAGGCACACTATTGGGATAAATACATGAGATACATGACTTAAGGCCCACTGGTAGGAGTCTGGCTCGTGAGTGAGGGTTTCTGTATGGATGAGGACCACGCAGTCTAAGACTGGTGTCACGTGGGTGTTACTCCAATAGACAAAGATGTCAGGCAAGCGCCATTGGACAAAAAGGAGGTATTCTTTTTTGTGGGGTGTGCACTACCATGCTCTGACATAAGAGAAAAGATTTGATTCTATGGGACCAGACGTCAGAGGGCAGCCTCGTCACCCTACAAAGGGCTTTTGGAAGCGCCCCTTAGAATATCCTCCACAGATGTGTCCCAATTATCATCTGGAGTGCTTTCTTCACGCTGTCTTCTTGAAGGCTGGAAGCCTTCTGGATTTGGATGAATCTTGTCTTTGGAGACGAGCCTTTTGGGCTTCAGATGGTCTCAGACCCATCTTCCATCTGGATTGGGCCTTCCCTCATGGAAGGGTTTTACTCCAGGTCATTCCAAACTAATCATATTTCGTAAATATTATGTGTCATCCTTCCAGAAACACAAATAACAGTGTAAATGCCCATAAAAAACTATTTAAGTTTAAGTCCAAAATAACTTAGAATCAAGTCAAACTTCACATGGGGCGATTGCCCCACTTAGTCTGCTTGTGATTTCGCATATGTTTGaagtaattttaatatttcagctatatatatagagagttTTGGCTTTTTCTCATTTTgaactaattatttattatctttaaattaattaatatatttttatattttaaaaatacctaatcaatattatatatttaaaattatatttagttatttttacagttttaatagcccaattatttttttttttttttttgaaaaaataacatatatctcacttattttttgaattatatataggatgaaaaagaaagtttaaaataataagtttgaattctattttttttttttttggataaaatGCAGATTAAAATAATACTTtaaatcattttaaaaattcaaaaacaaaCTGAAAAGCTTATATTTATAACTATAATATGTACGCTAGTTAggtgttatattaaaaaaaaaaaataagtttaataattaattaaaactttcGTCACTATATTATACAGCTCCTATAATTTGACGCTAATATgatcaacaaaaataaaaagggataaTTTcgcaaatgcacaaaaacaataaaaaaaaaataacaaaaatacggtttcacggaattttaaatatttttacgattttttttattttatttacataaaatacggtcttttaatgttgaaattttattcatttattgttaattttttgtaatcTGTATGTTatcttttgttgttattttgatattattttcatgttacttttatgttgttttcttgttgattttatattgtttcgtgttattttttggaaaaccgtaaaaatatgaagaaaaaaaaaacattctttgaacgtaaaaatgtaaatattttacaaaaaatagtgtcttatgtaattattccaataaaaaaatatggcTATATGTACATGTATAGTCAGGGTCGATTGAAGTATTAGGCCATTTAGGCCATTATATAGTGGAAATTACCTTCGTTATGGCTTTTTTAAAtgttttatgataaatatggcatagtTTAGTTTGGACACTTTTTATGGCTTTTTTAAACTTTGGGCATGTTTTATGGGTTTTTAAAGCCCATACATTTGGAATGTATGTTTAAAGAGCTCATATTTTATTGTTTGTAGTTTCTGTAGGttattttagtcattttatgttttcaaatttttatatcagtttttttttacataaccgttttttttttaaattttacatgTAATCATTACGATTTGATAGTTGCTTCCCCTTCTACACTTACTTTTTTAGTTTTCATTTCATACTAAACTGTCTAATATacttctctctccctctctattttcatttcattgttttttatttttttccctttcttcttccatTCTTTATTCTTGCTCTGTTCTTTTTTTCTGCTCTCGGTTTTTGGACGACAATGGTGGCATTGTGCTTTGAGTAAGAGTGGGCATTTCTCGTGTGTTCTTCAAGGTATTTAtgctttcttttcctttttatatTCACTGATTTTAGggttttatttttcatcttcattttttttttttttgaagttttcaTTGTTGTTATACAATTTTCCTTAATTCATTTTTGTATGTCTTTTAAGTGATTAGCATTTCAAtgtgtttagtttgttgttgttttttttaaaaaaaaaaatgcttcatCCGAAGTGAATTGTGTGTTGTTGTATTTATTCATAATGAATTTTTTgagtattttttgttttgggtttggttttatgttttagtattttgttgtttagttttaattttttaatttttgttaagcATTGGGTTGTTGTTgtctttttttaactttttttttgttttgggtATGATTTGTGTTGGTATTACGTATGAACTTTTAGTAAGTACTAGAAATTGGTTTTTAATTTGTgttttatttgttgatttaggTAGTTTcgatttttagaatttttttgtgttcattgtttgtttattttcgGGCATTTTCATtatgtgttatttttattttaatttttcattcaagTTTCATTTGTAGACTTTATTAGTAGTATCTCCCTCTTTAGCCCATATTTATGATTTTCATTTTTAGGTTGTTTTTCAAATTGGTTTTAATGTttgttattttatcattttgttTTTTGCCCAAATCATGTgttattttcaattttgttgGTTTGATTTGTTTCGGTTTTTtgtgaaactggtttttatgtttattatcATGATTGATAAGTTCTTtgtatctaatattttttttgtactttGATTCTTTATCAAATGGAAAGTAAATCAGAATCCAAAGTTTCCTTTGTACTTCTATCAAGGCTAAAGGTCGAACAAGAAAATCTTCACGGCAAGCTAAAgtatgttttatgtttttaataaaattagtttttaatcttaagttttattttgatttctttttattGATTCTCATGAAAAatggttttaattttttttattaggatgCTTCTGTTGAAGAAGAAAACACTGTTAAAGTTCAAACGAGGAAATCTCCCCGTAAATCTAAAGTATGTTCTATGTTTTTATTGAATCTAGTTTTTGTTGTTTATTCATTTTTTcctttatgaatttttttggatgaaactgatttttccTTGTTTCGTTTTAAGGGTGCTACTATTGAAGAAGAAATTTCCATTAAAGCAGCAACAAAGAAATCTCCCCAGAAACTTAAtgtatgttttaaatttttactgaaactagttttgcattttttttatgtttcatTATTGTTTCCtaattgtattttgtttaaattttccAAGTCTTTGTTCCACCAAAATTGGTTTTTATCTTTTATATGTTAGTTCCTGTTTTTGAGTATGttatgtgaaaccagttttttgtgttttgtaatttgttattctttttctttgtgtttgtttatgatttattaatttgttctattttgtttttgtttattttttcaagATGATAAACAAGAAGTTAAAGTTGATGATCCAGATTTTGTTACTGAGGAACACCATAGTAAGAAGGCTTCTAATGTCCATCAAGCGGACGATGATGATGATTTTTAAACTGAGAAGGTTGTCTCGGAAGTTGTTGCAACCAAAAAAAGGAAGTCTGTTAGTGATGATGCTAGTGCGTTAAAGAAGAGTAAAATTAAGGCCGCTGTGAAGGATTCTAATTCGGTATGTCTTGttgttttcttatattttttggtTGATATGTGTATTgtattgtttaaataaattttattttttagttgtataaattttgatctttttgtttgttttaatagtttttttttttttttttgcattttcctTTAATTGAATTGTGTTTTATATTTGTTAGGAAAAAGTGTGCGAATCTAATGTTGTTGATGATGAGAAACTGGTTAATATCATTaagaaagataaaaagaaaccagtttctaaaTCCCATGGCAAGAAGAAGAGTGAGACTCATGTTGATGCTGCTCCcttggtaatttttcttataaaaagaaactggtttcttcctttatgatttttcttgtttttaggTTTTCTGTTTATAGTTTTATCGTTCGTaagttatttttgttttgtgtaaTCATTTGGAGCTTCTGCATTttctattgtttatttttttattagcgtATTTTTAAGTAACTGGtttctatatttaattttgatCTTAGTTATTTAGGTAATTGGTTTATGTGAattaactttaaatttaattattttacgtAACTGGTTTCTCTATATTAGATTTTTGCTAAGTTGTTTATTGTAACAGATTTTTGTTATTTAGTTTATAAGTTatcgttaaaaattattttatggtatgtattttttcttttttaagtaaTTGATTTTTATAATTGATATATCTTTTTATTACTTTAGGCTTCATATGTTtgttcactttttatttatttgtaatatAAAATTGGTttctatattaaattattatttttgttataatacatAACTGGTTTTAaggtttagtttttaatttggttAATCTACATAACTAGTTTCTCGGTATCATATTTTCAATTAGCTGATAAATATTACTGATTTTTCATTGTCAAATTCAAAGGTCCAACTCCGATGACAACTCAAACGTCCAACATTGGTGACAACTTCGATGTCTAACTACGATGACTTTTTGGTAGCGATGACTTTTCCGACGATGATAGCAATTTTTTCAAatgttctcattttattttttacttttattgtggcaaatattttgttttagtAGACAGTGATTGTTTTGTGTAGTGGGTTGATGTTCGAGTCTTGGAGTTTCTCGAAAACTTGTAACCGGTTTTAAATTTGGTCTTGtattaattttagttttggTAGTGGCTTGGAGGTCAAATCTTAGAGCTTCTAAGaaacatgtaaaatttatatatatgactttTGGTATTTGTAACTAGTTTTTttggttcaaaaattaatttttaattacatagaattatttagttaattaatttaatgtcttaataaaattattttaatattatttgagtttctataagaaaaaaaacctcagctgagataatttttttctttattacaatgttttattatttttttttttttgaaagaaaagaaaaaaaaaaacaaataaaaaaagtttttatGTGGCATTCCTCCTtattttttcccatattttaaaGTTTGTTTAAAAagaatgtcatatttagtgtaattaagtttttatgctatatatatcataacttatatttttttcctcatatttttataaatagccCCATTATGTAAGGcccaatttcttttcttttcttttttaaaaaaaaaaagattttttttttattatacatacataaataaaaaaaatatatataattgaaagtttagaaatatctttttaaaaaaaaaaaaaaaaaaaaaaaaaaattataattttaatgtaCACAATTTTTGCAGAAGACTCCGAcggtatataataataatttttacattaaaaaaacgtaataaaagtaaaatattcaaattttaataatattagcaTACTTCTTCAAGGTAAGGAATTTAGATTATTAAAATTCTCCTTAATTTGGATGATGATAATAGGTATCTACAAAGAAAAGATCCAAGCgtataaaaaaacatataagaaaataattaaacagTACGATATGATGTAGTAACatgaaaattatataatttagtacaagaaatcaacagttgatattatgataataaaattatgtaaaCTATATGACAAATATAGTTGTTGTAAAGtaatctaaatatatttatgtCATTAAAAACTACAAATTGGAATAAAGGACATGatcattgtatattttttttttatgtcattaaaaaaaaaaataaatatatttatgtcaTTAAAAACTACAAATTGGAATAAAGGACATGAtcattgtatataatatattatacataGTAAACAAAATAAAGTCATTATCATATCGAATGAAAGTTAATCAAATTAGTACGTAAATAATACGTAATAAAATCCAaccatttgattattttaatatgtatcaTTGGTCTAAATCGACCATCCCATcacttatttgattacatatgTATGAACATGATTTAATATGACTATAAACTAATGCAAAATATTCTGTAACCTTTGACTAATTCTATTAGGTTGATTAAGTTAATAATAGTATCACTACCAATGgattcaaagtttttttttcaagtaCTGAAATTTGAAGTTgacccttattattattatattataagcaTGAGAACAATGCATGTCCATCTGTGGACTACAACCATTCTCACCATTCACATAGCCAATTATAATTGTTTTtggtttttaattttcaaaggacaattatatattaccaaatcTCTTAAAAAAATCTACTAAGCCTAACTTAGGGGTGAGAGAAAGATGTAAAAAAAGGAGAGGGTATAGATTCAAACTCATGACTcttaaattattaattgattATAATATCATTATACTACGTAggacactcaaaaaaaaaaaaatgaaaaaaagataCATATTCAATTTTTTCACTTGTACCATGTAcgcataatgaataaaaaaaaactaattagtaatttttttccttgaactttgacatgtactaaatcgtgtcacctgaactttttttgccgttaaaaattcctcctgaactatggagattgttaaatttaaagacttttgtctaatttatgtaaaaaattctaacatggataaaaGTTCAAGGAGCAtgttttagtacatatcaaagtttgagagacatgatttggtagatatcaaagtctggggagcatggtttagtatataaacaatcactgaaacaaaattgaatgaaattagacaaaagtccttaaatttaacaatctcaatagttcgggagaaatttttaattgccaaaaaagttcaggggacacgaTTTACTACATCTCAAAGTTCagggagaaaaattactaattaacctaaaaaaattacCTTAAAAGTTATAAGGAATTTACCAAAAAAGAAAATGTTGATGCATGTTAACATGTAAAAGCATGCACAAAATTTTAATTCTTCAAGAGCAAAATAGGTACCACAGACAATGTTACATTTAAGTGAGATTTAGTTaggagaaataaaaatataagaataggaatgagaACGAAAATAGGAatagaaatgaaatgaaataaaatttaaaatgcatgaaaaaaattgataaaaaaattattaattttttttttatcgtgcatatgaatgatctttccttatatttcaaaattagtTATTCTACCAAAATAGTGGAAAAGTCATTCTATTAAAATGACATTCCATTAAtactttaatatgcaactaaacaaaagaatggaatgaaaattgtttcatttctatttcatttcatttaattacctccaaccaaatgcTATGTTATTTCCtctgaaaaataatataattaagaatTGAATTTGAGTGTAAtggtaattaatataatttgacATTGCTACGTAATTGCATATATTTGAATAGTGTAATTTGAAGTAATTTAGAGATTTTAATTATGCTTTCTAAATCACTTGGTCCTAAGAGAATCAACATTGTTTGGTGAGAAGAAAAAGTAGGAGCTGGGAAAGGAAAGAAGGGAAATAAGTGGGAGGAGAGGTTGAATCCTTTTGTTGGCAAGAAGGATCATTCATTCTCTTGTTTGGCAAAAAAGATCATTCCAAGGAAATGAAAAGTAAGAGATGATAAATCCACTCAAATGTACAATTTTAAATCCTTCTATTAATTGAAAGATTGATACTCTCTATTATTATTtgttcaaaattataaaattactctctaaaaatattattataaaaataatttagcaATTTCATAAATGAATAATGATAGATCGTTTTACTTCTCTATTTCTCCTaccaaataatttaaaagaaTTATTCTCTTCTCCTTCCTTCGAATTATCCATCTTATGTATTCTCTTCTCCTTCCACCTTACCAAACATGTTGTAAGTGTAACTAtacgtaaaaattaaaaactttcattttaaatataaactattaaaaataatattttcatatataattaCTAATAATTTATCAAACAAAATATTATGAATATTCATATATAAGTACTACATCATATAAATATGCattgtatttttaaatataatataattatacgACTTAGTAATTATACAGTTAGTAATATTACACTAAGTAATGCTGCATATAAATTACACATAATGATgtgtattaaatattaattatttttatttttaagtaggACATAAGATAACCTTATTATATggttaagattaattataattgTATAGAAAGTGTGTGTAATTTAAATGTGCTCAAATCATTATTctattacaatattttttttgttttgtgcaTATCATTAAATAGATAAATATAGCCATTAATTCAGGctttagaattaaattaaaaaacaaaaagtaaTTTACGGTATAAATATTTCAGTTTAACtttaagttgtaaataaatacctaagtttaatttttaatagtaaCAATACCtaaattatatttctagaaCTCCATAAGTATATCACCGTTAAATGTGAAATTattatccacgtgtcatttttttattggtacatttaaaataatttttttaaaaaaaaataaaatttaataacgtGTAATAATCAAGAATTGTCACGTTTgaatttacttaacacttaacaAGTACCTGCAGAAATTGTttgtaattataaattaaagttagatatttataccataaattatttaaaaataaaacgtaGTGAAGTTGAGGGACCCTATTTGTGTGTGTACATTAggaatttaattttctttaaaaaaaattaagttttcatTCCGTGATTTAATTTTGTGATGTGAATTAATTCAAAGACAgtccattaaataaataaataaaaatacatagcCAATATTTTGGAGGATACATAATTAAAAAGTAAGTTAAGGGCAATTTTGTCAACCTAATGATTAATGTTCCTATATAAACTAACAAAGAGGACTCCAAATTAAGAGTGTCCAAACTTGTTGGGAACGACAAACAAACAGTCAATGGACATTGCTATTATACCTTCCTCCACTTCATTATCGACCGTCCATCACGACGGCGCCGCCTCAATCTCCACCCTTCATTCCGACATAATCCAAACCCACATCCTCACTCGTCTCGACGGCCCAACTCTGGCCTCAGTGGGCTGCGCTTCGGCCCAACTCAACTCCCTCTACACGGAAGAGACTCTTTGGACCAACATTTGCCATTCCACGTGGCCTTCCACAAGCTCACCACGTGTCCGCCAAGTCATCGCCGATTTCCACGGCGCCCACCGATCTTTCTTCGCCGATTCCTTCCCTCTAATCACCACCACATATAATAGCTCGCCCTCAAATCCCGGCACCGATGATCTCCACCGTACGCCGGAATTCATCTCAGCCGTCGATTTCCACTATCGCGGAGAGCTCATTTTCAGCAAGGTCGTCGTGACCGAAACCTCGTCGGGGTGGTTTCGCTGCTCGCCTTTCCGGGTCGACCTGCTTCACCCGAAAGACATCGTCCCGACCCGAATACCGTACCCGAACGGAAACGAAATCGACGACGAAACCGCGTGCCGGAATCTGGCGGAGGAACTGACGCTGAGCTGGATTGTGATCGACCCGATGGGAAGCCGAGCGATTAACCTCTCAAGCCACAAGCCAGTGTCCGTACAGCGTCACTGGCTGAGCGGTGAGGTTCGGGTGGGTTTTGCGTCGGTGTTGGAGGGCGGGGGGGATAAAGGGTCGTCGACGGAGTCTGTCACGTGCGATGTTGTGGTCACGTGCGGAGTTTCCCAAGGCCCGGAATTGTTGCAGGTGAGGGAAGTGTGTTTAACGGTTGAGGACATGGATGGAAGGCATATGAAAGGGAAGGAGAGTTTGGTAATTTTACGAAAAGCTTTGGAGGGTAAAAGGGTAAATAGTGGGAGAAGGGAAATGGGAGGAAGGAAAAGATACGAAGAGTATTTAGAAAGGAAAATGAGGAGAATAGAGAGGAAAGTGAGGACGGAAGGAACGTTAGATATTCTATCGGCTTCATTATTAGGAGTTTCAGCTGTGTTTTGTATATTCTGGGTAATTATGTTCAAATGAACAACACAAcaccaggaaaaaaaaaaagagaaagaaatcttttttattattgatattaaaATTCGATactgatatattatatatttattacaagacaaaaataaattaatctttaatTTTTGACAGTTTATTACTCGATCTTAAGTTGAAACTATAATATCGAAGAGtatagtattaattttttttttttttgagcaaTTGATAATAACGTAGAGTTAAACTAACATAAatgcttatttatttttcttgttaGTCACATTTAATTagtaaaagaattttttttttttttgaaaataattagtaaaaGAATTAAATGTTAAGattttaagaaagaaaaagaaaatagggTCCTACGTACGTAGAAATTAGCAGTAGTTAAAAATTATTcagaagaaaataataatatttaaaatagtatCATGTGGTTGAACGTTGAATTAAAAAGTGTATAAATGTAGTTCAGAGTGGAATAATTTTAATATGATATTGATATATTGGCATTTGATTTTGCATGTCCAAATGAGAAGGAATATAATAAATAAGCAAGTGGCCGGTGTA includes:
- the LOC115698583 gene encoding probable F-box protein At2g36090, giving the protein MDIAIIPSSTSLSTVHHDGAASISTLHSDIIQTHILTRLDGPTLASVGCASAQLNSLYTEETLWTNICHSTWPSTSSPRVRQVIADFHGAHRSFFADSFPLITTTYNSSPSNPGTDDLHRTPEFISAVDFHYRGELIFSKVVVTETSSGWFRCSPFRVDLLHPKDIVPTRIPYPNGNEIDDETACRNLAEELTLSWIVIDPMGSRAINLSSHKPVSVQRHWLSGEVRVGFASVLEGGGDKGSSTESVTCDVVVTCGVSQGPELLQVREVCLTVEDMDGRHMKGKESLVILRKALEGKRVNSGRREMGGRKRYEEYLERKMRRIERKVRTEGTLDILSASLLGVSAVFCIFWVIMFK